Proteins from a genomic interval of Paracholeplasma manati:
- a CDS encoding TlyA family RNA methyltransferase, with the protein MRLDHYMVETYLKTRSQAQDLIRQGKVMVGSQIITKTGYDLKQEKVTILEDNLYVSRGGLKLLDAITAFNIDFNHQVVCDIGSSTGGFTDCALQHGAQKVYAYDVGTLQMHDRLRQHPQVELHEQTNILDVELPSDIDIYTIDVSFTSVKPILKHLELNHGRFIVLVKPQFEVGPEYIKDGIVKDTKKQLEALDGIIHYAKQLNFQILAHKTSDLLGKMGNQEFLLFLSK; encoded by the coding sequence ATGAGGCTCGATCACTACATGGTAGAAACCTACCTCAAAACCCGTTCTCAAGCGCAGGACCTCATCCGTCAAGGGAAAGTCATGGTGGGTAGTCAAATCATCACCAAAACGGGTTATGATTTAAAACAAGAAAAAGTGACTATCCTCGAAGACAATCTATATGTCTCGAGGGGTGGTTTAAAATTATTAGACGCCATTACAGCGTTTAACATCGACTTTAACCATCAAGTCGTTTGTGATATTGGTTCTTCCACCGGTGGATTCACCGATTGTGCTTTACAACACGGCGCTCAAAAGGTTTATGCTTACGATGTGGGTACGCTGCAGATGCATGATCGTCTTAGACAACACCCTCAGGTTGAATTACATGAACAAACCAATATTTTAGACGTAGAATTGCCATCGGATATCGATATCTATACCATCGATGTCTCATTCACCTCTGTAAAACCCATCTTAAAACACCTTGAACTTAACCACGGCCGTTTCATCGTATTGGTTAAACCACAGTTTGAAGTTGGACCAGAATACATCAAAGATGGCATCGTCAAAGACACAAAAAAGCAATTAGAGGCTTTAGACGGTATTATACATTATGCCAAGCAGTTGAATTTTCAAATCCTTGCTCATAAAACCTCAGACTTACTCGGTAAAATGGGCAACCAAGAATTTTTACTCTTTCTTTCAAAGTAA
- the recN gene encoding DNA repair protein RecN — protein sequence MLKTLKIENLAIIEDLSVDFNPSMTALTGQTGAGKSLLIDSLKLLFGARADADLIRYGADNATVLGVFTDIRKPLGDYLKTLDIDQTTLTIKREISRNNKNQITVNQKNITLSELKRIAFFLGDIHEQHDISKLLDPKLQLSLIDQMDPDGISPLFNQYLLTKENYLTQLKKYEQAKKEQQSKTEALERLKDEQDELKKFGLNLTEAAELAEKIEKLSHEEKIVSRVSRAYEILDELYQKGDLYEAADALSEIKVYDGLYATGSESLKNVYYELEGLRSDLKKSLDIFEYRSEFELDQLQERLFAIHQLEKKYRMSVEALITYLKDIEEKILMTEDYEGYLKSLKADLDQKHKQTLDAGLKLHQAREKLAKKLTTEIIDELQLLDLEKVRFEIVFEKQEPTPVLYEDGLDIVTFYIGLNQGEPLKPLYKTASGGELSRFMLALKIIFAKFQSLGLVVFDEIDMGISGKTASKVATRIHALSEHTQVLTITHLAQVAAKADHHYHILKRIKDNRTVTQIDVLNTEKRIEIIAEMLSGERMDAYAIQHAKALLDK from the coding sequence ATGTTAAAAACCCTCAAAATCGAAAATCTCGCCATCATCGAGGATTTAAGTGTCGACTTCAACCCATCGATGACTGCTTTAACGGGTCAAACCGGGGCAGGTAAAAGTTTACTCATCGACTCCTTGAAGTTGTTGTTTGGCGCGAGAGCCGATGCAGACCTCATCCGTTATGGGGCAGACAACGCCACCGTTTTGGGTGTTTTTACCGATATTCGAAAGCCTTTAGGGGATTATTTGAAAACCTTGGATATCGATCAAACCACATTAACCATCAAACGAGAAATCAGTCGAAACAATAAAAATCAAATTACGGTGAATCAAAAAAACATCACCCTATCAGAACTCAAGCGTATCGCGTTTTTCTTAGGCGATATCCATGAACAACATGATATATCCAAACTATTGGATCCTAAACTCCAATTGTCCTTGATTGACCAAATGGACCCAGATGGGATTTCACCGTTATTCAATCAATATTTGCTCACGAAAGAAAACTACTTAACACAACTTAAAAAATACGAACAAGCCAAAAAAGAACAACAATCCAAAACAGAAGCGTTAGAACGACTCAAAGACGAACAAGATGAACTTAAAAAGTTTGGTTTAAACCTAACGGAAGCGGCTGAACTGGCTGAGAAAATTGAAAAACTATCCCATGAAGAAAAAATCGTCTCCCGTGTATCTAGAGCGTATGAGATTTTAGATGAATTGTATCAAAAAGGCGATTTATACGAAGCCGCGGATGCTTTATCGGAAATTAAAGTCTACGATGGTTTGTACGCGACAGGTAGCGAATCCCTCAAAAATGTGTATTATGAACTCGAAGGTTTAAGAAGTGATCTCAAGAAGAGCTTGGATATATTTGAGTACCGCTCTGAATTCGAACTCGATCAACTCCAAGAACGTTTGTTCGCGATTCACCAACTCGAAAAGAAATATCGGATGAGCGTAGAAGCACTGATCACTTATTTGAAAGACATCGAAGAAAAAATCCTCATGACTGAGGACTATGAAGGGTATTTAAAATCACTCAAGGCCGATTTGGATCAAAAACACAAACAAACCTTGGATGCGGGGTTAAAACTCCACCAAGCCAGAGAAAAACTCGCCAAGAAATTAACCACTGAGATCATCGATGAACTACAATTATTGGATTTAGAAAAAGTCCGTTTTGAGATTGTTTTTGAAAAACAAGAACCCACCCCAGTATTGTATGAAGATGGTTTAGACATCGTCACTTTTTACATTGGTTTGAACCAAGGAGAACCTCTCAAACCTTTGTATAAAACCGCGTCTGGTGGGGAACTATCTCGTTTTATGTTGGCGCTAAAAATCATTTTCGCTAAATTCCAATCGTTGGGATTGGTGGTATTTGACGAGATTGATATGGGGATTTCTGGAAAGACCGCTTCCAAAGTCGCTACGAGAATTCACGCCCTCAGTGAACACACCCAAGTGTTGACCATCACCCATCTCGCTCAAGTCGCTGCGAAAGCAGACCATCATTACCACATATTAAAACGAATCAAAGACAATCGAACCGTCACACAAATCGATGTGTTGAATACAGAAAAGCGGATTGAAATCATCGCCGAGATGTTGTCTGGGGAACGCATGGATGCGTATGCAATACAACATGCGAAAGCATTGCTAGACAAATAA
- the dinB gene encoding DNA polymerase IV: MKSSVRIIFHIDLNAFFASVEMIENPSLKNKVFAVGGGLGFNRGGILTTASYKARRYGIRSGMTIANALHLYPKLIVVPNRHGVYHQYSMKFIQYLKTYTHLVWQVSVDEAYMDVTDIEGIHPLALAKKIQSELVSKYQLPSSIGIAPTLFLAKMGSDMKKPMGITVIRKRDVKSKIYPLPIKDMYGLGKKTYPKLEKIGINTIADFVNPDHHSKILEVISQKSYDAYILDIHGLSSNKVDPYKYALPKSISNETTLSFDTDMESVIKDTLISQLKEAYPRMLHDHLQTKTVGIRLRYHNFETTQKVRSIANYTDDYQTILDIILELFEAFYTGKPVRLIGVSLNNLKPKDSIEKPFDLFEYQAMEEKKDRISEALKAVNEKISKETKDSID; encoded by the coding sequence ATGAAAAGTAGTGTAAGAATCATTTTTCACATCGATTTAAATGCGTTTTTCGCATCCGTCGAAATGATTGAAAACCCATCCTTGAAAAATAAAGTTTTCGCTGTTGGTGGCGGCCTTGGATTCAATCGAGGTGGCATTTTAACCACGGCATCTTATAAAGCGCGTCGATACGGCATCCGAAGTGGGATGACGATTGCGAACGCGCTTCATTTATATCCGAAGCTCATCGTAGTACCGAACCGCCATGGTGTGTATCATCAGTACTCGATGAAATTCATCCAATATTTGAAAACCTATACCCACCTCGTCTGGCAAGTTTCGGTCGATGAAGCGTATATGGATGTCACCGACATTGAAGGCATTCATCCCTTAGCGCTTGCGAAAAAAATCCAATCCGAATTGGTATCGAAGTACCAACTCCCCTCATCGATTGGCATTGCACCGACGCTTTTTCTCGCAAAAATGGGTTCAGACATGAAAAAACCAATGGGGATAACCGTGATAAGAAAACGGGATGTCAAATCAAAAATATACCCGCTACCCATCAAAGATATGTATGGGTTAGGCAAGAAGACCTACCCTAAACTAGAAAAGATTGGGATCAATACCATCGCTGATTTTGTAAACCCCGATCATCATTCAAAAATTTTAGAAGTCATCAGTCAAAAGAGTTATGATGCTTATATATTAGATATTCATGGCTTATCATCGAATAAAGTGGATCCCTACAAGTATGCTTTACCTAAAAGCATCTCTAATGAAACCACGTTATCCTTTGATACCGATATGGAAAGTGTCATCAAAGATACATTAATTTCACAATTGAAAGAAGCTTACCCACGGATGCTTCATGACCACCTTCAAACCAAAACAGTGGGGATTCGGTTACGTTATCACAATTTTGAAACCACACAAAAAGTGAGAAGCATTGCCAATTATACCGATGATTATCAAACCATTCTAGACATCATTCTAGAACTGTTCGAAGCTTTTTATACCGGAAAGCCTGTGCGTTTAATTGGCGTATCCTTGAATAACTTAAAACCCAAAGACAGCATCGAAAAGCCATTTGATCTTTTTGAATATCAAGCTATGGAAGAAAAAAAAGACCGCATTTCAGAAGCCTTAAAAGCCGTAAATGAAAAAATATCGAAAGAAACCAAGGATTCTATCGATTGA
- a CDS encoding ABC transporter ATP-binding protein/permease — protein sequence MIRLEGVSKYYNTDNNVVLGLRRVNLEFKLGEFVAITGESGSGKSTLLNVISGLDKYDEGELYVNGEETSYYSVEEFEQYRKQYIGFVFQNYNIIDSYTVYQNVMAALMIQGYDPEKRKARALELIERVGLTSHKNHRASKLSGGQKQRAVIARALAKDCPVIVADEPTGNLDSETGKKILELLKEVSKDKLVLIVTHNYEQVEPYATRKIRMFDGEVVEDKPIKSVTPYEAKPTISSKNISPLDVLKLAFVSLFSVPKKTFLVFITLMFAFTAIASIYSLNEWVKNLGSINNYNPVFRSNFEGRIVVTKADESAFTQTELNDLLNKSKVQSIIHNDILLDQEFQVSSNGMFTYGTLRPYFGQSLPLEEGRMPEAMNEIVLYPNYYGEFYRVGDVIDLSYAMNNRDGFYLNPATSYEMTVVGLLKESYYNYVGVVHPSFFNQGITNTYNQNNLMPAYAIHQNMLITVNKSTDNSQVLGLMKNYIFIDDTLPDGQVILSKSFYDILIAEYTTLANLQAQTFKLTKPAIKYSPLKTVDIQIIGEKDGDVWAQEVYINKQTYMDLFYEGPYQITLLTNDTFDARQVMNGLGSNYVSVHPFEYVGYDYGIGLGGLIGFVYFLVGGFIYIILNLVIKSIIQSRRKDFVIFRSIGASKSDLRKLLSIEQALFNTFGFVLSFIPLILMNIYIPQFKVMRYIPILMYGVFFLIFLLVLLSINAKFANKLFGKSVITTLKSE from the coding sequence ATGATTCGATTAGAAGGCGTATCCAAGTATTACAATACCGATAATAATGTCGTCTTAGGGTTAAGACGCGTCAACTTAGAGTTTAAACTAGGCGAATTTGTCGCGATTACTGGGGAATCAGGTAGTGGTAAATCCACACTACTCAATGTCATATCCGGTTTAGATAAATACGATGAAGGTGAACTGTATGTCAACGGTGAAGAAACCAGTTATTACTCTGTTGAAGAGTTTGAACAATACCGTAAACAATACATCGGATTTGTTTTTCAGAACTACAACATCATCGACTCCTATACCGTTTATCAAAATGTGATGGCTGCTTTGATGATTCAAGGCTATGACCCTGAAAAAAGAAAAGCACGTGCATTAGAACTCATTGAGCGGGTGGGTTTAACTTCCCATAAAAACCACCGTGCATCGAAACTATCGGGCGGTCAAAAACAAAGAGCGGTCATCGCGAGAGCGCTCGCGAAGGATTGTCCTGTCATTGTTGCAGACGAACCGACGGGTAACTTAGATAGTGAGACCGGTAAGAAAATATTAGAATTGTTAAAAGAAGTATCCAAAGACAAATTGGTTCTAATCGTTACCCATAACTATGAACAAGTCGAACCTTACGCCACCCGTAAAATTCGTATGTTTGATGGTGAAGTGGTTGAGGATAAACCCATTAAATCGGTTACACCTTACGAAGCGAAACCAACCATATCTTCAAAAAACATCAGTCCTTTAGATGTGTTGAAATTGGCCTTTGTCTCGCTCTTTAGTGTGCCTAAGAAAACATTTTTAGTGTTCATTACGTTAATGTTCGCATTTACGGCCATCGCTTCGATTTATAGTTTGAATGAATGGGTGAAGAATTTAGGCAGTATCAATAATTATAATCCTGTATTTCGTTCTAACTTTGAAGGTCGAATCGTCGTCACGAAAGCAGATGAATCTGCGTTTACTCAAACCGAACTGAACGACTTACTCAATAAGAGTAAAGTCCAATCCATCATTCATAACGACATACTTTTAGATCAAGAGTTTCAAGTCAGTTCGAATGGGATGTTCACCTATGGTACCTTAAGACCTTATTTTGGGCAGTCTTTACCTTTAGAAGAAGGCAGAATGCCAGAAGCGATGAATGAAATCGTATTGTACCCTAACTATTATGGTGAGTTTTACCGCGTTGGTGATGTCATTGATTTATCTTACGCGATGAACAATCGAGATGGGTTCTATCTTAACCCAGCGACATCCTATGAAATGACTGTGGTCGGTTTATTGAAAGAGTCCTATTACAATTACGTTGGGGTAGTTCACCCAAGTTTCTTCAATCAAGGTATCACCAACACCTACAATCAAAATAACTTGATGCCTGCTTACGCCATTCATCAAAACATGCTCATTACTGTGAATAAATCGACCGATAATAGTCAAGTATTGGGGCTTATGAAAAATTATATTTTCATTGATGATACATTGCCAGATGGACAAGTGATTTTATCCAAATCATTTTATGACATATTGATCGCTGAGTACACCACTTTAGCAAACCTTCAGGCTCAAACCTTTAAATTGACCAAACCAGCCATTAAGTATTCACCGTTAAAAACAGTCGATATCCAAATCATTGGTGAAAAAGATGGCGATGTTTGGGCACAAGAAGTTTACATCAACAAACAAACCTACATGGACTTGTTCTATGAAGGCCCATATCAAATTACTTTATTGACGAATGACACATTCGATGCGAGACAAGTGATGAATGGTTTAGGTTCGAATTACGTATCCGTTCATCCGTTTGAGTATGTCGGTTACGACTATGGCATCGGGTTAGGCGGTTTGATTGGATTCGTCTATTTCTTGGTCGGTGGATTCATTTACATTATCCTCAACCTCGTCATTAAATCCATCATCCAATCTAGACGTAAAGACTTCGTGATATTCCGTTCGATCGGTGCGTCTAAATCTGACTTGAGAAAACTATTATCCATTGAACAAGCCTTATTCAATACCTTTGGATTTGTGTTATCCTTTATCCCACTCATCCTAATGAATATATACATACCACAGTTCAAGGTTATGAGATACATTCCAATCCTCATGTATGGGGTATTCTTCCTCATATTCTTACTGGTATTGTTAAGTATTAATGCGAAATTCGCCAACAAATTGTTTGGTAAGAGTGTCATCACGACACTGAAGAGTGAGTAG
- a CDS encoding ABC transporter ATP-binding protein/permease — MIKANKIDKFFNRGKRNEIHVINQISVDLPDHGLVVLFGPSGSGKTTLLNVLGGLDRAKGEIQFNDVSLHGYSMAQWDKIRNRHIGYIFQNYMLLENISIHENIQLTLNMIGITDKDEINKRVEYLLEKVGLKNYKKRKAGLLSGGQQQRVAIARALAKNPDVIIADEPTGNLDSKNTVEIMNIIKTISKEKLVLLVTHERELATFYADRIIELKDGQIVSDTKNSNESGSLDLKHDTDIYLKDMTAMNLSSEALDVSLYTDKPVDQIKLKLVLKNGTLYLDIDQKHAQKVNLLTDKSEVKLIDDHYKDFDKGMVDNLDSFQFGSIIDESKVEKSQPVITWKHAFRLAFNKVINSTTKRKFLFLGFILAGFLLLIAFGFVSRMLILDETLFMPYDKNYVLVNNIANRNELDSIINDEHTLYVSYRPNYNVEFELPIYYQESYSLTSYLQTDFLSVVQNGDIIHGRSIENDGEVLLDYKMFEGEYNELNQVLRAYGVSTPTELLNQKIYLNQKEFVLVGFVDRGYNAVIMQEIDFYRSINPNPGTKTLAVLQDEFFDTVTYPVFDDIYVLSSNPAQSVKNIGNISANIDVSHPYLEYRDNYITNMALVYSFLWVFSLVIVIITLIALFFVLRASLAERINEIAVFRALGVRRIDITKTFMVEIFVITTVSFIVGYIFGMYYFTNMNTALYDSNLIIFPPLFMVLGGLFIYGMSQLIGLIPVWGLLSKTPAQIMSSYDL; from the coding sequence ATGATTAAAGCGAATAAAATAGACAAATTTTTCAATCGTGGTAAACGGAATGAAATCCACGTCATCAATCAAATCTCTGTCGATTTACCAGACCATGGGTTGGTGGTATTGTTTGGACCTTCTGGTTCTGGGAAAACCACGCTACTCAATGTATTAGGGGGTCTAGATCGCGCCAAAGGTGAAATCCAATTCAATGATGTGTCATTGCATGGGTATTCCATGGCACAATGGGATAAAATCCGTAATCGTCATATCGGCTATATTTTCCAAAACTATATGTTATTGGAAAATATTTCGATTCATGAAAATATCCAGTTAACGCTCAATATGATTGGCATTACCGATAAGGATGAAATCAACAAACGCGTTGAGTACTTGTTGGAAAAAGTAGGGTTAAAAAACTATAAGAAACGTAAAGCTGGTTTGTTATCGGGTGGTCAACAACAAAGGGTAGCCATCGCACGTGCTTTGGCTAAAAATCCAGATGTCATCATCGCGGATGAACCTACCGGGAATCTCGATTCGAAAAATACCGTTGAAATCATGAACATCATTAAAACCATCTCCAAAGAAAAGTTGGTTTTACTCGTGACACACGAACGTGAACTCGCCACTTTCTACGCTGACCGTATCATTGAACTCAAAGATGGCCAAATCGTTAGTGATACCAAAAACAGTAACGAATCTGGTAGTTTAGACTTAAAACACGATACCGATATTTATTTAAAAGATATGACCGCGATGAATTTATCCAGCGAAGCACTCGATGTTTCATTATATACGGATAAACCAGTCGATCAAATCAAACTTAAATTGGTGTTAAAGAATGGTACACTCTATTTGGACATCGATCAAAAACACGCACAAAAAGTGAACCTATTAACCGATAAGAGCGAAGTCAAATTGATCGATGACCACTATAAAGACTTTGATAAAGGGATGGTTGATAATCTTGATTCATTTCAATTTGGATCCATTATCGATGAATCCAAGGTAGAAAAATCACAACCAGTCATCACGTGGAAACACGCCTTTAGATTGGCTTTTAATAAAGTCATCAATTCTACCACCAAACGAAAATTCCTATTTTTAGGGTTTATCTTGGCTGGGTTCTTGTTGTTGATTGCGTTCGGATTTGTTTCTCGCATGCTTATTTTGGATGAAACCTTGTTCATGCCATACGATAAAAACTATGTGCTTGTGAATAATATTGCCAATCGAAATGAACTGGACAGTATCATCAACGATGAACATACCCTATATGTATCCTATCGACCAAATTATAACGTCGAATTTGAATTGCCAATTTACTATCAAGAATCCTATAGTTTAACCAGTTATCTTCAAACGGATTTCTTAAGTGTGGTTCAAAACGGCGATATTATCCATGGTCGTTCCATCGAAAATGATGGTGAAGTCTTGTTGGATTATAAGATGTTTGAGGGTGAATATAACGAACTCAATCAAGTTCTGAGGGCGTATGGGGTTTCCACACCAACCGAACTATTGAATCAAAAAATCTACTTAAATCAAAAAGAATTTGTATTGGTTGGTTTTGTTGACCGTGGATATAACGCAGTGATTATGCAAGAAATTGATTTTTATCGCAGTATCAATCCAAACCCTGGAACCAAAACATTGGCTGTGCTTCAAGATGAATTTTTTGATACAGTGACGTATCCTGTGTTTGATGATATATATGTGTTATCTTCTAATCCAGCCCAAAGTGTAAAAAACATTGGTAATATTTCAGCCAACATCGATGTGTCACACCCGTATTTAGAATATCGTGATAACTATATCACCAATATGGCATTGGTGTATAGCTTCTTATGGGTATTCTCACTGGTCATCGTGATCATCACACTGATTGCGTTATTCTTCGTACTTCGCGCATCACTCGCTGAACGTATCAATGAGATTGCGGTATTTAGAGCGCTGGGTGTCAGAAGAATTGACATTACAAAAACATTTATGGTTGAAATTTTTGTCATAACAACGGTATCATTCATCGTTGGATATATCTTTGGTATGTATTATTTCACCAATATGAATACCGCTTTGTATGACAGTAACTTGATCATATTCCCACCATTATTCATGGTACTGGGTGGGCTATTCATTTATGGCATGAGCCAATTGATTGGACTCATTCCAGTATGGGGCTTGTTGAGTAAAACACCAGCCCAAATCATGAGTTCATACGATCTATAA